The Ziziphus jujuba cultivar Dongzao chromosome 1, ASM3175591v1 genome segment TTCAACAACGAAAAGTATCTCAGTTCCTATTTACACCACCGGTTTGTAAAAGGTTAAGCGACAAGTCTTGTTGCTTTCCACTCAGCGAAGAAAACCATTTCTTTATCGAATCAGCAGCAAAAGATTGACTTGAATTTGCCAAAAACTTCACGGTATCCTGTATTATTGTCTCAAAATCAAGAGAAAGGAGGCCTAGCAAAGCAGTAACCGTCGCAATTTGCACAAGCAGACCTTTCTTGGTACAACCACCACAAAGGAATGTAACAAGTTTACACCTCAATTGTTGAACACCTTTATCTTCATATCCAAATGCATCAACTCCGAGCCTGAAAATTAAAACACATTGTTTAGTAATTTTCtcataataaattattgaagACATGGTATAAAAGAAATCCGTATGCCGGGAGAATGCATGAACAATAATGTAACATGTCGCCTGCATCTCGTTCTCCTTCTCTTGTAAACAGTATTGAATAAACAGTATAATATACCTCATAGGTTAACTTATTGTAAACTATTTTGGTAAGACGAAATGATagataacaaacaaacaaaatcacacaattaaatttgaaaatcaactcaggcaaaaaaattaaacatggaTATACCTTCCAAGTTGACCGAGGAGAATAATAATACCAGAAGTAAAGTTTTCAATTGCACATGATTCCAACAGTTTCAGCAATGAAGGAACAACTTCAACATATGCCCACTCCCAGCCCTGCATTTGAGGACAACAGTCAGAAATTAAGTGACCCAAAAATTTGGTACGATAAAGTTGtaaacaaaataagaaagatAAGGAAAGAccaaatttccaataattttATGCAGAAAATTAAACGAGAAGTAAATGCATTCTCGGTGTTATATTCTGAATGTAATTTCAACGTAGAAATGATATTTCAATCCTAAGAAGTGTCAATAAGTCAAGTCTCATTTCAGGGCTTAGCATCATCAATTACCCATTAACCATTAGCACAAAAGAGCAAAAATTTCCTTAAAAAGAGTATGAATAAAAAGGTAAAATGTAGTTGCACATACCATGAGGCATGCAACCAGCTCCACCAATGACAGGAGATCATTAAAGTCATTTAAAGTCACACTGGTGATTGCATCTGATTGATTAGCAGATACATcagctttattttcaatgtcaaAATGATTCCTTTCATCACTTAAACTCTCTTCAGCCTTATATTTGTCCAACAGTACCATGGACTTTAACAAATGAACAGGTTTTATCGCATCTTCATGCCCTAAGAGAGCATTAATCTTGAGCTTCTCTAAAAGCAACGACGTAACAGCATCCACAGAAATGTAATCCTTCGAAAATGGGCATTCGTCCGAAAGGCAGAACTTGGTATGAGCATCGCTTATAGATGGAATACAACAAGCAGTATCTGATGAATTTTTTCCCTCAAGATATCTAACTATAGATTTCAAGACAGTCATCATTAAATCATAGTTGCTCAAGCTGAAAAACTTTTCTCCACCCAAATGAGCGAAGATATGAAGAATAGTCAGCACCAATGAATTATTGAATCTGCAAATCCTTAAAATGTTGTAGGATGTCTCACAGATAAAACCAACGCGATCAATTGCTGCACATATTGATGCCAATATAACACTCCCTGCCACCAACTGTTCTGTCGATGCTGGTAGAGAGGACAATCTTATATTTGAGCCATCAAGAGGCATGTGAACTCTTGAATCGCACTCCATCAACGAGTTAGGAGAAACATCTTCATAGACCATTACACTTCCATCTACGAGAAAATCCTCAACTAGACTTAGCAAGTCATCCAAACAACACAGTTTTACAAACTTGCTACTTATCTCCATATCAGACATCACtgtaaaatgaaaagaattCATTCAATGAACAAAACTATTGGTTAAAAACCAGATCATGCAAGAATCACAtagaaacatataaaataataagccAATCAAGAAATGAACAGACCTGAATGCACATGGCCAGCAAAAGAGTCCAAGCAGGGGATAGACGCCCAATTTATAGAGTTACCAAATTTGGCAAAAGCAGCTGAAGAGAAGTTGAGCAGCAACAGCGAAAAAAATACAGAGACCTTCTCCCTGAAATAAGTCAACCAAACTAATTAATCAACCTCAAATTCAATCATTGACCCCAAAAAACATAATTCCATCATCTGCAGatggaaaaataatacaaaaagtataaaaacaaaaactttataTGATGTCTAATTTCAGGCTagtagaaaaatacaaaaaatgatGACTAAGTAATACTTTCAACAGGAAAAAcaaagtgagagagagagagagagagagagagctaaacaataaaaaaatttcaattccaaataCCTATGCAATTAATTCACTTACTTTGCTAAAAGTTGTTCTTCTCTCTCAAGAGCAAGCAGAATCTCTCGTACAATCCACTCTGGTTGAGCAACCAAAGCGCAATGTGCCATACAAGTCCTAATTGCAAAATATATCCTAGAAATGCTGCTTCTATCCTCAATATTCTTAGAAATAACAGAGTGTACTAGAATACTCTCACTTGCAGATCTAAGTCCATTTTGAAATGGAAACTTACCCTCCTTATCTCCTGAAATAGGTGCATTAGACATGTCCAATTCCCCACCCAGGCAATCGGATGCTCTCTCCACTTTAGTGGTGTTTCCATTGTGCCCTGGTATGTCTAAAGAACTACTGCAGCATACATACTCATGCATTAATGAACATGATGCTCCAGAGCCACTATAGTTTGATTTATTGGAACCAATTTCCATATTGATCACATCAAGTCCGCACAAGGGTAACACTTTTCCTTCTTTATTTGACAACACTTCACAGAAGGTTTCATTAACTAAAGGTCTACTATTATCCACATTGAACATTTCAACATGCTGAACATCAATCTCAGGAAGCGTAGGGGACAGGGGCATTTCTATTGCTGCCCTGTAAGATTCCTCATCAGCATCGTTATCCAAGCTTAGCAGTTTCATGTAATCACCATCTGCTAGTTCCTTAAAACCTGTCATAGTTTCAAAGTCGCTTGTAACAGAATCACTCATGCCTTCTCTGTTTGCTTCAGCAGTCCCTATCAGATCAATGCCAGTTGGAGAATCCGCATATCCACATATTTCGGTTTCTACTTTATCTCTCCTCTTCTGCCCATTACTGTCACAATCATTCTGCATTAGTAGTTTCTTGGGAAGAGATGCCTTGCCCTTCTTATAAAGCATATCATGCTCAATAGATTCCACTGCATCAAGCATCCTTTTCCTCTTTCTGCCATGCTCAGAGACTCTTCCAACATCACCAGTGCTAACAGGACTTCTAACACTACTTTCATCAACAACAGCCAGATTTTCAGAGCACCTCACTTTGGTATCCTCACCAGACAAGTTGGAAATTGCTGGTTGGAAATTCTCTCCAACCAATTTTGCTGATGTCGTAACAGAAAAGGCACCCTTGTCCTGTGAGCCCACCAACTGTCCATCAGAAAAAGATGCCATACTGGAATTTATTGCATTACTCGTTAACATTGTTCTGGTAGAGCCTCCAAGTAGAGACTCCAATTTAGAATCAATACCTGTAATAGATTCAATACAATTTTCTCCAGACACTTGACTCATTGGTGCAGCATGTTGAAAGGTTTGCCTCAAGTTATCAGAGGGATCAATAGTTGGATGCATAAGCATTAGAAGTTCGTCACGACTTTGTAGGTGCATCAGTAAAGAttctgaaccatatagattattcATTCTGAACCTTGATAGAGGCTGCAAAGTGCATTACAGAATTCAGTAAACAAACAGGGATGAGTATCAataatgttaaataaatcaGACTGTATAAACAAACCATTCACTTAAAATAAACAAGACAAATTATACTACTGATAAATAATAGGAGTTCCTCATCTTTTACGATTAAAAGGTTGTGCATCTAAACCGATATTATGGAAACATGGGTAACTAAGCAAGTAACAGCAggcaataaaaggtaaagaagcaACTCCCAACCCAATATGGCAACCACACTCAGCAGCATTGACGTAATCAAAAAGATAAGATGCTTGCTCTGTGATCCAGAAgatataattcaatataaacagACCAGGTTATCAAGACAACTAAAGAGAGGGATAAAGGACTTCTTTCTCCCTTATGTGATTGTTTCCTTTTTTGATTGATGAGAAGAAATGTAAATGGGAACTTCAAGCAACTGATTATGGGAACTTCAAACAACTGATTAACAAATATAATACAACTGGTTAACATAAACCTGTTGATGTTTTTCTgctaattattttaagacattccACGCTTTCAAAATCATATTAAGAGCAGCACAGTGCTCTAGCCACCAgagtattatattaaaatttatccaACCAATAAGGTTCAACTTTCATTCACCAAACGTGAGATAAATCAACCAGAAGCACAGTAACCAAATGCCAAAACCTGCATGCCA includes the following:
- the LOC107409030 gene encoding uncharacterized protein LOC107409030; the protein is MAADVPVQSSSNPCCAAWKHSYSKLEQKRNYLREAVRILEDQLDKKQKECQEERSKADIEKEKKEKELAARVSLEKELSSLKSARVSLEKELSSLKSEILSIKPKEDTNTEDQNGKVNLLQACVSEKENEINRLKKLIEKETKRADSEKKKTELEKKKNAEAQKIMKDKKREADEEKKLVQFEKERAEEYRHQLEICKKEADEAKLLLGSEKVKLEEANKKLEAEKLKVVKEKKHATSEKAKAEKQRKLAEANKNKAVEEKHYAENLSLQLEEYKKEIDELKKEVHKLRSSRSFCEASGAKPDDTAKSVTMKEVGREAEKSKIVLELSSKLEEANKRFQLENQKAIKEKARAHAEMVKTEEQKRLAEMNWKKAMEEKSRADSLSWQLEENKQKIDELSNKMHEFLSVRKLVESSALSLDKAMDADSMKVKLLKKELKLEKMQKKIAKQVIKLEKSRNSILQHNLGCLKLEFDQFLHQLEMLKKSLSPSTEGTYGLEKPLSRFRMNNLYGSESLLMHLQSRDELLMLMHPTIDPSDNLRQTFQHAAPMSQVSGENCIESITGIDSKLESLLGGSTRTMLTSNAINSSMASFSDGQLVGSQDKGAFSVTTSAKLVGENFQPAISNLSGEDTKVRCSENLAVVDESSVRSPVSTGDVGRVSEHGRKRKRMLDAVESIEHDMLYKKGKASLPKKLLMQNDCDSNGQKRRDKVETEICGYADSPTGIDLIGTAEANREGMSDSVTSDFETMTGFKELADGDYMKLLSLDNDADEESYRAAIEMPLSPTLPEIDVQHVEMFNVDNSRPLVNETFCEVLSNKEGKVLPLCGLDVINMEIGSNKSNYSGSGASCSLMHEYVCCSSSLDIPGHNGNTTKVERASDCLGGELDMSNAPISGDKEGKFPFQNGLRSASESILVHSVISKNIEDRSSISRIYFAIRTCMAHCALVAQPEWIVREILLALEREEQLLAKEKVSVFFSLLLLNFSSAAFAKFGNSINWASIPCLDSFAGHVHSVMSDMEISSKFVKLCCLDDLLSLVEDFLVDGSVMVYEDVSPNSLMECDSRVHMPLDGSNIRLSSLPASTEQLVAGSVILASICAAIDRVGFICETSYNILRICRFNNSLVLTILHIFAHLGGEKFFSLSNYDLMMTVLKSIVRYLEGKNSSDTACCIPSISDAHTKFCLSDECPFSKDYISVDAVTSLLLEKLKINALLGHEDAIKPVHLLKSMVLLDKYKAEESLSDERNHFDIENKADVSANQSDAITSVTLNDFNDLLSLVELVACLMGWEWAYVEVVPSLLKLLESCAIENFTSGIIILLGQLGRLGVDAFGYEDKGVQQLRCKLVTFLCGGCTKKGLLVQIATVTALLGLLSLDFETIIQDTVKFLANSSQSFAADSIKKWFSSLSGKQQDLSLNLLQTGGVNRN